The following is a genomic window from Solanum lycopersicum chromosome 6, SLM_r2.1.
ACACAGTTCAGTTACAAGTGAaaattaaactcaatattttatttttttttagaaaggtAACATTGTAATATTTGGTTCTTCTATCAAAAAAGATCGATGAGAATCTACACTTGCAGTCATAAACTGAAAAGAAgcctaaaaacaaaaacaacttgGATCCCCAGTTCATCAAATCTAATCTTAATCAACAATAGATTTTAGGAAATCTACACTTCTATCAACCAATGTAAGATTCTGAACATGTCTAATCCATGGAATGATAACTGATTGAGTCACAAGTAAAAATATACAAGTCACTGGCGCAACTGTCTTTAAACAAGAGATATACAAGAAACACCAGCTCTAGATACCCAAGTCTCCAAGGTGATTTTTTTCGCTCATACACTGGCCAATCTTTTTAACAGAAAAAAATATCTCAATAACAAAAACTAGATAGTTACTTGCATATCTTAAAACCTTACATGTCATTACTTTTTCCCTACTCAGTCACTGTTAAATGTTTGGCACACATCTTTACCTCCTAATTACTTACCACAGCACACAAAATCTCTTTTCTTTATGTGTAAACAAGGGATAAATGATTCAAACATAAATCAGAACTGGATTTTGGAAGGCGAACTGGAAGTGAACAGGGGGCATTGCAGGCTTTGTTTCCTGGACAATTCTCATAATGCACCAATCCTGAAGTCAAAGTAGAGGAGATCTGGGCCCCTCAGGACTGGAATTTAGCTTTCAGAAGGTTGTTAAATGATTGAGAATAGCAAAGGTAGCAGAACTGCTGAGAATAATTGGTGGTTTTTAGGGAACTAATATGGAACCTGGATAACATGGTATGGAAACACCATCAGGATGGTTTGTTGTCAGTAAATGGGGTGTACAATATGATGCTGACTGAAGTAATAGGGAGGTCAACAGGATGCTGCAAGTCTGTACCGAAGAGTGTGGCACCAAACCACCAACTAAGGTGAAATGTTTCACACCTGCCTAGTAGTCAGAAGAGCTTGTCCAACTCATGAAGCATTACAGAGAAAGGGAAGCTGCATTGCTTCAAGATGTGCATTATCTAAGGAGGctttagaaaaaataacaagaactcTCTGTGACCTATGCAATTTGGTTGCAGAATACAATTAACCTACATATCCATTAACATTTACAAGCAAACCACATGTGTAGAGTATCAAAGGAAATGTGTGAGAGAGTATCTGTTGATATAAGTAGAGTACTACAATCAATGTCTTTTTTAGCAAGTTATATGCACTTAATATGGAAAATCACTTCCCTCAATATgcaaaagaaacaagacaggattAAGGAAGCTATAAGAAAAAACACATGCCAAGTTAAGCAAGTAACCAGTTAATTTAAACATCTACCACCATAACATACGAAACAACCTATCAACCTTCTCATGTAGGACTAAGGTTGTATACACACCACCATCCCCAAAACCCACTAGTGGGATTACATTGGGTATATTGTTGATGTATCTAGCACCACATCACAGGCACAATCAACTAGAGATTGCATGACATCAATCATGCAGTTGCTTGAACTTGGTACTGATTGCCTAAATTAgttctttttgaaaataaacgAAGACAACAACTACTCCAGTCAATCCTAAACTAATCGGGCTCAGCATTTTAAACAAAACATTAAGCGCCAATTTCATTCCAATACTCCATGATTCCAGTTTCCACAAAAATGCGAACACTCTTGACCTTAAATCCTCAAAAGGAaaatcaaaaagaagaaaattatcaCCAAAAGGAACAAAGAATAAAGCATTTTTACTTTCCAATCGTATTTCTCAAACATCTACCTTAACCAGTATCCAATTCGTTCAATTTGGGCCAATAAGTACCAAAATTTAGTACTTCAAgttttaataagaaaaactaTTATACCTGACTTCAATCCTCGAAATTAagcaagaaaaggaagaaattcaCCACTTTCAGGATACAGAATGAAgcatttttcattttccaaTCTTAATTTTCAAACCCTAGCGAATCCAGATCTAAAGGCAACAAGATAACATAGCAGAAACGACAAACTTACATTTGGCCATCAAGGTTACCCTGTCCACTGCTACCTCCACTAGCATAGGAATTATCGTCTCCAGTCTGCCACACAGATTGCCACGCCTGTGACGGTGGAGGGTGCACATACATTGATGGATCAACCCCAGGAACAGCAGGCCTACCAAGCATCACTCCACCCGGAGCCGGCTGGCCCATCGGAGGGTAATAGTACGGCACACCACTAGCAGTAGAACCCACAATTCCGGGTCCAAGCCCAACACCCTCATCCTTAATTTCATCCCTAGGAACGatgtcaaccagaaaatcaaaAATATCAGTACGAGTAATCGCCGCAGCGATGTCATTCTTCTGTAAAGTCCTGCGCTTGTTTTCCTCAGCGTGAAGCCACGAACGGATGGTGAGCTCCAGAATGAAAAGCTCACAAGCTTTCGCGAACAGAACTGGAGCTTCAGCAGAGATCATACGAACATCTTCATCAGCTTTCATGATCTTTTTGATACGAGCAAGGGGAAGTTGGTGGTTTTTGAAATCATTGACTTGCTCGATTTCTTGACGCTGGTAAGTCCAAAACATCTGTAgctgctgctgttgctgctgAAGGAGATGGTGGTATGGAGTCTGCGACGGATACGTGGCTGACTGAGCCGCCGCTGCCGCTGCTGCGGCCGCCGCAGCGGCCTCAGTCGGAGATTGGTGAGGGTTGTTGTCCATGGCGGTTTGCGGAAAATGGAAGCTACTATCTGTGTAGAGAAAATGGGAAAGGTGTAATGGTGCTCTGCTCTAGCTTTGTACTTATTTATAcagttccattttttttttctaaaaaacagcttttattttctatttttaaaaaatggacttataatatttaattctaaaaccgtatttgttttatattaaaCTAGAATCCAAATattactttaatatattttatttttactaccAACTACTTTTTCTTATCATGTTTTATGTATGACCACTTTTTTGTTTTCTGGAgcgttcttttttcttttcttttcttttcttttttcaaaaattgggaatgggaaaggaaaaatatattgaatgatttctttttgaaaggttttaaaatatctaataacCATTTTTCTTTTGCAAAGGCTATTATTAGTGGTATTATGGAAGTATTCTTAGTCAATGTAAtttattattctctttattttaatttatttgatctattcatttcaaaaagaagaatctttttattatcaataatttttaaattttaatttttcatataatatatttatgaattaagattataaaatttaaaattttacttaattttcttaaatttcaaatgaaattaGAATAGACCAAAGTCCAAGTTGAGGAAATTCATAAGTGAGTGATTACAGTATGAGATTTTTCGAGAAGCATTGGAGCATTTGATACGCCTTGGGCCTAGTAGTGATTgactatttttctattatttaccTAAATCTggtaatattaataactaatttctatttttttatatttataagaattttttaaaatttgtctGAGGGATcgtttaatataatatataaaaataatgttaaataaaatgtattgataatgtttgcattaattatatttagtggaaaaacataaaaatgacaCCTGAAGTTGttctaaattttcaaaaaagacaTCTAAAATTTGTGAGCGTTCTATTACCCAATAAAACTATTTCAATCACAATAATTATACACTTTTAGCTTATTTCCATAACAGTTGtgttttcacataaaataggCGCGTTTgagaagtaaaaataaattgtcaAATCAACGTACAAATGTCACATGGCACTGACAATTTGAACTTTCTTCTTTATTAAATACCTACTTTATATCTTCTCCAAAATCTTCATTGATAAATGTTGAAGAGCTttctatctaaaaaaaaaaaagttaataataatccattatcaataaaattatcgTTTAACTTTACtagcttcaattttttttaaattattttatttaaagttaTGTGAGCAATAAATTTGTAAATTATGAAATTGCAATCGCAAACAAATTTCACCAACATGacatttttaaatcaaaatttgcaTTCAAATCAACAAGCAATTAATATATGAGCCTATACTTTTCCGTTTTGATTCcataatttaagaaattatcACAGTAAATAATTTTACTGTGACTATTGAAATGCTTAAGGTTTTGATCATCAAAGAGAGAGGTTAGAGTGATAATTTGAAAGGGGTTTAGGATTTAATGGAGTGGGTCATAATTAAAATGAGAATGAGTCAagattttaattcaattttcacTAAATGAGttggaaaaaattatattattaattgtgGTGATACTCATGCTCATACATTGAGAATGTAGACTGTGTAAAAAAACTATGTATTTATTGTGATTTTAACATGTATAATGGAATacgttttatttttttcaaaaaaaaaggtcgataaattaaagttgtattctttctatttaaaaagtcatttctttGAAGGATAGTTATGAAATAATACAaagtctttttatattttataaactcTGTGCTCAATTAAATTACGTGATAttatcaaaaggaaaaaataccagtataaaaaaaaattatttttaaaattgactaaaataaaaaaatgtgataaattttGACGGATGGAGTATTTTTTTGGGCCTACACGATAATATACCCAATTTAGTACACTCCTATTAgcaattctttttttcttttttttttttgaagaagcgAAAAGGTTAGCTAGGGTCCACGGGCTGCGGAGAAATGTCCATTGAGCAATGACCAATTATAAGATGACACGTAgataaaaactttaattttttggaaTTGTAATAACACATCACTGACAGCAACTTCatgattttttaatgaaaaaaagtaCTCTAAGTAGTCATGTCATTTCAGTTGGTgagatatttttaaagtaaattagtatttttatgATTGATGATTTGCAACTCCCATGGAAAAAAGATTtcattgaattcaaaatttctaattaaggattttcatattttacttcAGTCATTGTTGTTTATATCACAATTAATTGCAACtttatttgtaataaaataattaaaaataatgttaaagtATTGACTAAGTGTGTGTATCGTTCGGTTCGGTTATATGCATGTATTATCggtttgatttattaattttagatttttaaatatgctaactcaataataaatcaataagatattttttatcgaTTTCGATTTATCAGTCTTTTGTCATTATCGGTTTGATTTTTGGTTTACCCAATAGAAAAATATCCGTAAAATATCGTATGTCTTCTTATTTCTCTAAATGCTTTGATATAGAGAAACGAGAAACGTAATGATAAATTCCgtcaataagagaaaatatagtaCAAACTACAAAggttataattacatgttaccaCCAAAACATAGTTTGGAAACTTTTATGATAATCAAATTACAGATTTACAAACTTGCAAATGCTACAACCTACAACCTACAATTAACacactaaaactaaaataaaaaagttcaacaagattaaaactaaaactaaaatcaaatactCAAGTTGTGAACCCCTCACTTTAATCTTTATGTTTTTAGTAAATAGTAAAAACCAGTAAAATGACCTAGTCTGAAGTTAGtaga
Proteins encoded in this region:
- the CIP2a gene encoding CONSTANS interacting protein 2a, translated to MDNNPHQSPTEAAAAAAAAAAAAQSATYPSQTPYHHLLQQQQQQLQMFWTYQRQEIEQVNDFKNHQLPLARIKKIMKADEDVRMISAEAPVLFAKACELFILELTIRSWLHAEENKRRTLQKNDIAAAITRTDIFDFLVDIVPRDEIKDEGVGLGPGIVGSTASGVPYYYPPMGQPAPGGVMLGRPAVPGVDPSMYVHPPPSQAWQSVWQTGDDNSYASGGSSGQGNLDGQI